A section of the Oncorhynchus gorbuscha isolate QuinsamMale2020 ecotype Even-year linkage group LG04, OgorEven_v1.0, whole genome shotgun sequence genome encodes:
- the LOC124033374 gene encoding probable G-protein coupled receptor 21: MNSSSSDVNQSSSPFCLLGLGYSYNLNTCVLEVSVILFLTILIISGNLVVIFVFHCAPLLHHHTTSHFIQTMAYADLLVGVSCLVPSLSLLHYLKGLDEELTCKVFVYLVSVLKSVSMASLACISVDRYIAITRPFSYATLVTPCRLRVCIGLIWLYSALIFLPSLFGWGKPGYHGDIFRWCATSWQTDPGFSSFIVAVLYAPATLTVCFTYGSIFHICRQHTREITQRHARFGPQGNERGERGEGCLDKRYAMVLFRITSVFYVLWMPYIVYFLLESAGLYCHLVASFLTTWLAISNSFCNCLIYSLSNSMFRKGLGRLFTSLFSPCLELDCCTEGKKGPAPPSQRPAQAC, from the coding sequence ATGAACTCTTCCTCCTCTGATGTGAACCAAAGCAGCTCTCCTTTCTGCCTGCTGGGCCTGGGCTACTCCTACAACCTCAACACCTGCGTGCTGGAGGTATCCGTCATTCTCTTCCTCACCATCCTCATCATCAGCGGCAACCTGGTGGTGATCTTTGTGTTCCACTGTGCTCCACTGcttcaccaccacaccaccagccACTTCATCCAGACCATGGCCTACGCAGACCTCCTGGTGGGGGTGAGTTGTCTGGTGCCCTCCCTGTCCCTGCTCCACTACCTCAAGGGGCTGGACGAGGAGCTCACCTGTAAGGTGTTTGTCTACCTGGTGTCTGTGCTGAAGAGTGTGTCCATGGCGTCTCTGGCGTGTATTAGTGTTGACCGCTACATCGCTATCACACGGCCGTTCTCCTATGCTACGCTGGTCACACCATGTCGCCTGCGGGTCTGTATCGGCCTCATCTGGCTCTACTCCGCCCTCATCTTCCTGCCCTCCCTCTTCGGGTGGGGGAAGCCTGGCTACCATGGAGATATATTTCGCTGGTGTGCGACCTCGTGGCAGACCGATCCGGGCTTCAGCTCGTTCATCGTGGCTGTGCTGTATGCTCCAGCCACCCTGACTGTGTGCTTCACCTATGGGAGTATCTTCCACATCTGCCGTCAGCACACCAGGGAGATCACCCAGCGCCACGCACGCTTCGGCCCCCAGGGGAATGAGAGGGGCGAGCGTGGTGAAGGGTGCCTGGATAAGCGCTACGCCATGGTGTTGTTCCGTATTACCAGCGTGTTCTACGTGCTCTGGATGCCCTACATCGTCTACTTCCTGCTGGAGAGCGCCGGCCTCTATTGCCACCTGGTGGCCTCCTTCCTCACCACATGGCTAGCCATCAGCAACAGCTTCTGCAACTGCCTCATCTATAGTCTCTCCAACAGCATGTTCCGGAAGGGCCTGGGCCGCCTGTTCACGTCACTTTTCTCCCCCTGTCTGGAACTGGACTGCTGCACCGAGGGGAAGAAGGGTCCTGCTCCACCCAGCCAGCGCCCAGCCCAGGCCTGCTAG